The Oryzihumus leptocrescens sequence GCCGCCGCCGGTGCCGGCCTGCTGGTGCTCGGGCGCCACGGCGTGCACGGGCAGCTCGCCTTCTCGATCGGCTCGACCAGCGCCGAGCTGGCCCGCCTGTTCGACTGCCCGGTGATGGTCGCCACCGACGCCCCCACCCGGCCGCTGCCGCAGGACGCCGAGCCGTCCGTGGTGCTCGTGGGGCTCGACGCCGGCCGGGACTGCGCCCGCATCTTCACCGTCGCGGCGCAGGAGGCCGCCGCCCGCGGCTCGCGCCTGGTGGCGGTGCACGCGCTCGCGCCCGGCACCGGCCGGGCCCGCGCCGACCTGGCCGCGGGGTGGCGCCGGGTGCACGAGGCGATGCGCTCGGTCACCCTCCCCGAGGGCGTGCCGTCGCGCCTGGTGATCACCCGCGACGACCCGGTGACCGCGCTGCTGATGCGGGCGCGCGCCGGTGACCTGCTCGTCGTCGGCACCAAGGCCGGCGGCCGCCTGGCCGGGCTGGTGGCCGGCTCGGTCAGCCGAGGCGTCCTCGACGCCATGCCGTGCGACGTGCTGGTCGTCACCCCTCCGCGGCCGGGCTCCGGGGACGACCGCGGCCTCGCCCTCGCCGGCCAGGAGCCGGCCCAGCGGCCGTGACCGGCGGCAGGACCCGGCGATGACCGCCCAGGACCCCCGTCGTGACGTCGCCGTCGGCTACGACGGGTCAGTGCCCGCCCTCGCCGCGCTCGAGTGGGCCGCCGCCGAGGCGGCCCGGCGCGGCTCGACCCTCGTCGTGGTCAGCGCGATCGACCACCTCGGCCTCCCGACGGGTGCGCTCACCGGGGCACCCCTGAGCACGGAGGGTCGCTACGCCGAGGCGGAGCGACGGGCCCAGGACGGCGCGGCCTACGTGCTGCGCCAGCACCCCGGGCTGCGCGTGGCGACCGAGGCGGTGCTCGGTGGTGCCGCCGACGCGCTGGTGCGCGTCTCGCACGAGGTCGGCCTGGTCGTGGTCGGCAGCCGCGGCCTGGACCCGGCCACCTCCACCCTGCTGGGCTCGGTGGCCTTCGCGGTCAGCGGGCACGCCAGCTGCCCGGTCGTCGTCGTCCGCGGCGACGGCCGGCGCCGCCCCGGGCCGGGGACGCCCGTGGCCGTCGGGTTCGACGGCACCCCGCCGTCGCTGGTCGCCCTCGACGCCGCCGCGGACGTCGCCGCCGAGACCGGCGCTGCCCTGCGCGTGGTCTGCGCCTGGCGGCCTCCGCCGGAGTCCTGGGTCTCGGCCTTCTGGGAGGTCCTCGGCGACGAGAGCGACCAGGTCCGCGAGGAACGCAGCCGCGCCGAGAAGGTGGTGGAGGCCGCGCGCGACCGCGCGACGGCACGGCATACCGGGCTGGTCGTGGCCGGCCGCGTGGTGACCGGGCCGCCGGCCCGGGCGATCGTCGAGGCCGCGGACGGCGCGGCCCTGGTCGTCGTGGGCAGCCGCGGGCGCGGCAACCTGGCGAGCCTGGTGCTCGGCTCCGTGGGGCACGGTGTCGTGCACGACGCCCAGTGCCCGGTCCTCGTCGTACACGGGGACGGGGAGCAGGTGCCGGGTTCATCATGGAACGCAGGGCCGACGCGAAGGGCAGTGCCATGACCGTGAAGGTGTTCCTCCTCGACGACCACGAGATCGTCCGTCGCGGGATCCGCGAGCTGCTGGAGATGGAGTCCGACATCGAGGTGGTCGGGGAGTCCGGCTCGGCCCAGGAGGCGACCCGGCGGATCCCGGCGCTGCGGCCCCAGGTGGCCCTGCTCGACGCCCGGCTGCCCGACGGGTCGGGGCTGGACGTGTGCCGGGACGTGCGCTCGGTCGACCCCTCCATCCAGGGGCTGATCCTGACCTCGTTCAACGACGAGGACGCGCTCGCCACCGCGATCCTGGCCGGGGCGGCCGGCTACCTGCTCAAGGACATCAAGGGCCAGGACCTCGTCCAGGCGATACGGCGGGTCGCGGCGGGGGAGAAGCTCATCGACCCGGCAGTCGCCCAGCGGGTCAAGCGCAGCTGGGAGGAGGACCGGGGTGCCGACCCGCGGCTGCGCACGCTCACCCCGCAGGAGCGCCGGATCCTCGAGCACGTTGCCGAGGGGCTGACCAACCGGCAGATCGGCGAGGCGATGTTCCTCGCGGAGAAGACGGTCAAGAACTACATCACCGCGGTCCTGGCCAAGCTGGGCATGGAGCGACGGACCCAGGCCGCGGTGTTCGCGGCGACACACCTCGGCGCGGAGGAGGAGGGCCAGGCCCATCGCGCGCCGCGACGCCACCCGTAGGACGGGTTCGCTGCGCGGGACGGGTCGCTGCGGGGTCAGCGGTTGCGCAGGGCCTGCCGTCCGCGGGCCAGCGCGTCGGCGTCGATCTCGCCGCGGGCGAACCGCTCCTCCAGGATGCGCTCCGCCTCGCTGACCGGCGCGGCGCCGGGTTGGCCGGCCGGCGGCGAAGGGCCGACCGGGGGCCCGGCCTGCGGGTGACCGGCCGCAGCGACGAGTGCGAACACCACCGCGGCGACCACCCCGAGCAGCAGGACCAGCCCGAGCCACAGCCCGAACCAGCCGCCGCCCCAGCCCCAGCCCATCATCGGTCAGCCCTCCGCGTGCTCACACCGGCCGGACGAAGGCGTCCTTGCCGGTGGCGTGCTCGATCTGCGTCTCGGCCGTTGCGAGCAGCGTGTCGGCGAGGTGCCGCAGCGCCCGCGCCACGGCGACCTCGTCACCGATCGTCGTCGCCGGGTCGTCCTCGGCGGACCGGTGGCTGTGCCCGTGGGTGGCGAAGTGGTCACCCGGGCCGGCCAGCAGCACCGCCGAGGCCTCCGTGTCGTCGCCCTGCTCGTACACCGAGATCTGCACCCGCCACTGCTTGACCGGCGTCCGCGGCTCCACCGGTGCGCCGGTGCCGCCGCGGTGGTGCAGGTCCTCGTCCGGGGCATGGACGATGGCGTCCGGCCCGGGGAACACCAGCGCCTCGTGCCCGTCGCTCCACCGCACGAGGTAGGGCGGGGCACCGTTCGCCCCGCGGACCTCGAGGATCTCCCCGTCACGCACCGCGCCCTCGGTCCTGTTGGCGGCGAGGACCAGGCGGTCGCCCTTGTGCCCCTGCATCGTCAGGACCCCGCGCGGTGGACGGCGATCTCCCGCGTCTCGGCGGCCGGCGCCGGCGCGGGCACCCGCACCTCGAGGATGCCGTCCTGGTAGGTCGCGGCGATCGCCTCCGGGTCGATGCCCCTCGGCACCCGCAGCCGCCGGGTCATGCTCCCGTAGTGGAACTCGGTGCGCCGGCTGCCCTCGTTCTCCTCGGTGCGCTCGTCGCGGCGCTCGGCCGAGATCGTCAGCACGTCGTCCTCGAGGGTGACGTGGACGTCCTTGTCGGGGTCGATGCCGGGCAGCTCCGCGCGGACGACCAGGAACCCGCCCTCGGTGGACTCCTCGACCCGGATCATGCCGGTGGTGCGCTCCATCAGGTCGCTCAGCTCGTGGCTCAGGAGGTCGCCGAGCGGCCAACCCATCCGGAAGTCCTCGAACGCGCGAAGTCGTTGGGCCAGAGCCGAACCGGGCGCGGGCTTGGTGGGGTGGGCAGCGGTCTTGGGCATCTGGTTCTCCTCGTCGTCGGCGTCGTCGCCTGTCCCCTTCAGCCTTGTCGGGGCCGGTGCGGCACCCCAGAGACGAAGGTCCTGACGGCCCCCAGACCGGGGCCGGGAGAGCCGCGAGGACCCCAGGTAGGCCGGGCGGGCGGGTGGGTCGGGTCGCCGCCCGCGCGGCGAGGGCCGCCGGGAGGTGGGCACCCGGCATACCGGGCGCCGCGGCTGAGCGGCTGAGCCCGCTCAGCAGCGGCGGCTCAGCCGCTCAGCCGCGGCCGGGCAGGCCGAGCCGGTGACGGGCCATGGTCTCCGCCGCGTCGGCGAGGCCCGCGCGCACGCCCGCGCGCAGGAGCTCCTCACGGCAGCGCAGCACGCAGGCGATGACCGAGCCGGCGGACCGGACGGGGTAGGCCTCGCGCACGAGCACCGCGGTGACGTCGGAGAGGTGCCGGCGCTCCTCGCGGATCAGGTCGGCGAGGTCGTGGTAGGTGACTTGGTGGGCGGAGGCAAGCGTCATGAGCGGGTCCTTCGTGGCACCCCTGCCCTCAACCCGCCGCACGCGGCGGGCGCGTTCGTGTCCAAGGGAGATTAGCGACCTCGGGCCGCGACGAAAAGGGTACAAAGGTCCCTGTTCTGGACGATTTTCAGGTCGTCCGCAGGTCCCGGCGGTGCAGCAGCAGCGTCGCGGCGGCCAGCAGCACGAGCGTGAGTGCTGCCAGGGCCAGCACCCCGCCGGTGTCGAAGCCGTGGCCGAGGGGGCGGTTGCTCAGCGCCCAGTGGAACGGGGACCACCGCTGCCAGGGCTGCAGCCAGTCGGCGAGGGGGCCCAGCGTCTCGACCAGGAACGCCAGCAGGGCCAGGCCGATCGCCGCCCCCGTGGCGGCCCCGCGCCGGCCCGTGAGTGCCCCGACGGCCAGGGCGAGGGCGCCGAACATCACCCCGAGCAGGCTCACCTGCACCGTGGCGGCGAGCAGGTGCCCGGTGTCGAGGTGCAGGTCCACCGGAGGGGAGCCGAGGACCAACGAGAGGAGCAGGACGACGTCGACGGCCAGGACGCCCAGCACCATCGCCGCCGCCTTGCCGGCCAGCACGGCCCCCCGGGCCACCGGCAGGGAGAAGAGCAGGTCCGCCGTGCCGTGCTCCTCCTCGCCGGCGGTGGCCGCCGCGCCGGCGCCGACCGCGACCGAGATGAGCACGATCGGCACCATGAGCGAGTACAGCTCGGCGTGGACGTAGCCGGCCGCGGTGGCGTAGTCCTCGAGACCGAACGCCTGGCGCAGGCCCTCGGGGTACTGCGCCAGGAAGTCCTGCATCGACTTCTGGGAGCGGGCCACCGAGGGGTAGACCGACAGCTGCAGGACGCTGAGCAGCGCGATCGCGGCGCCCCACCCCAGCAGCGAGTGCCACCGCTCGGCCAGGGCGCGCCCGCAGACCACGAGCACCTGGCGGCCGGCCCGCGGGGTGACCAGCTCGTGCTCGGTGGTGGCCGGCATCACCGGCTGGACGGCGGCACTCACGGCGCGCTCGCAGCCGGTGGCGGGGCCGGGGACCCGGCTGCCGGGGCCGCCGAGACGTAGCCGACGAACGCGTCCTCCAGGTCGGGCTCGTGCGTGTGCACGTCGACCACCCCGTGGGCCGTGGCCAGGCGCAGCAGCTCGGTGAGTGAGCCGGTGACGCTGCACGACGCCCGCCCGCCGACGACGCGCAGGTCGGCGACCCCCGGGACGTCCGCCAGGCCCGGCGGCACGTCCCGGGGGAAGTCCAGCTCGATCCGGCGCCGGGCCTGCCCCCGCAGCGCCTCGATGTCGTCGACGACCAGGAGGTGGCCGCGGGCCACGATCGCGGCCCGGTCGGCGACCTGCTCGACCTCGGCGAGCACGTGCGAGGAGAGGAACACGGTGGCACCCCGCGCCACGAGCTCGCGCAGGACGGCGTGGAACTCCACCTGGACCAGCGGGTCCAGCCCGCTAGTGGGCTCGTCGAGCACCAGCAGGTCGGGCTCGTGCATCAGGGCCTGGATCAGCCCCAGCTTCTGCCGGTTGCCCTTGGACAGCTCCCGCACCCGGGGCTGCAGGTCGAGGTCGAAGCGCTCGGCGAGCGTGCGCCAGGCCCGCTCGGGCACGCCCCCGCGCAGCAGCGCGAGGTGACCGAGCACGTCATGGCCGTGCATCCGCTCCCACAGCGACAGGTCGCCGGGGACGTAGCCCAGGTGCGCCCGGATGCGGGGGCCGGTCGTGGCCAGGTCCATCCCGAACAGGCTGGCGCGCCCGGCGGTGGGGTGGATCAGGCCGAGCAGGAGCCGGATCGTCGTCGTCTTGCCGGCGCCGTTGGGGCCGAGGAAGCCGAACACCTCCCCGACCCGGACCTGCAGGTCGAGGTCCTCGATGCCGACGGCACGGCCGTAGCGCTTGGTCAGGCCGACGGTCTCCACGGCGAGCCCCTCGGCCCGGGGCGGGCCGGCAGGTATGCCGGTCGCCCGGGTCGCGGTGGAGCTCACGGCGCTGCCTCGACCTCGTTGCCGCTCAGACCAGCGGCACGACGCTGGAGGCGGGCTCGGTGACCGTCGCCGGCCCGACCGGCGCGGTGGCCGGGACCTCCGGCGGGAGGACGACGACCGGGCATCGACCGTGCACGAACGAGATGTGGTGCAGCGCGGCATACGGCAGGACCAGCAGGTCCCGGGACCGGGTCCTGGCCTGGAGCACGTCCCGCGCGTGACCCGAGGCCAGGGACTCGGTGACCCGGACGGTGCCCGCGGAGATCTGCTCGAGGCGCTGGCGCATCTTCGCGTGCCGCTCGCGGGCCTCCTCGCGGACCCGCACGTCGAGCTCGGGGTAGGAGGGGACGATCGGCTCGAGGTACCAGGAGTCGATGAGGTGGACGTCGGCGCGGTCGCGCTGGGCCTGGCGGACCGCCCAGCGGAAGGTGGAGCCCTCGGGGTCGAGGGTGCCGCTGACGAGGACGCGCTCGACCGGGCCGGGGGCGGCGGACGGGCCGACCACGGCCACCGGGCAGGGCGCGTGGCGCACGCAGTAGCGGCTCACGCTGCCGGACATGGCCCCCAGCGCCCCCACATGGCCGGCGGAACCGACCACCAGCAGGGAGGACCCGCGGGCGGCTTCGACCAGCGTCGGCCCGGCGCGGCCCTCGAGCATCACCACCGAGGCCTGGTCCTGCTCGAGCCCGGCGTCGGCCAGGGCGTCGGCCATCATCGCGGCGCGCTCGGCCGCCGGGGGCATCACCTCGTGGGAGGCGACCCCCGCGTGCCACACCGTGACCAGGCGCAGCTGGGCGCCGGAGCGTCGGGCCTCCTCGGCCGCCCACCGCAGCGCCGCCGTGGCGCGGGAGGTGAGGTCGCTGCCGACCGTGATCACGGGGTGGGGGACATCGAGCGCGTCCATCAGGGGGCCTCCTGGCTGCGGCGTGGGGGAGTGTGCTCACGGTCGCCCGGACCGGGCGAGGGGA is a genomic window containing:
- a CDS encoding universal stress protein, with the translated sequence MNLPGTVVVGCDGSWHSRQAVRVAAREAARRGVGLLLLSVAEPLSAGPDQLQLLVRAADDAMSDAMAVAEQALTLVVDIDPTLPTQVVIAPELGAPEAAAAAAGAGLLVLGRHGVHGQLAFSIGSTSAELARLFDCPVMVATDAPTRPLPQDAEPSVVLVGLDAGRDCARIFTVAAQEAAARGSRLVAVHALAPGTGRARADLAAGWRRVHEAMRSVTLPEGVPSRLVITRDDPVTALLMRARAGDLLVVGTKAGGRLAGLVAGSVSRGVLDAMPCDVLVVTPPRPGSGDDRGLALAGQEPAQRP
- a CDS encoding SHOCT domain-containing protein yields the protein MMGWGWGGGWFGLWLGLVLLLGVVAAVVFALVAAAGHPQAGPPVGPSPPAGQPGAAPVSEAERILEERFARGEIDADALARGRQALRNR
- a CDS encoding ABC transporter ATP-binding protein, whose amino-acid sequence is MSSTATRATGIPAGPPRAEGLAVETVGLTKRYGRAVGIEDLDLQVRVGEVFGFLGPNGAGKTTTIRLLLGLIHPTAGRASLFGMDLATTGPRIRAHLGYVPGDLSLWERMHGHDVLGHLALLRGGVPERAWRTLAERFDLDLQPRVRELSKGNRQKLGLIQALMHEPDLLVLDEPTSGLDPLVQVEFHAVLRELVARGATVFLSSHVLAEVEQVADRAAIVARGHLLVVDDIEALRGQARRRIELDFPRDVPPGLADVPGVADLRVVGGRASCSVTGSLTELLRLATAHGVVDVHTHEPDLEDAFVGYVSAAPAAGSPAPPPAASAP
- a CDS encoding Hsp20/alpha crystallin family protein — protein: MPKTAAHPTKPAPGSALAQRLRAFEDFRMGWPLGDLLSHELSDLMERTTGMIRVEESTEGGFLVVRAELPGIDPDKDVHVTLEDDVLTISAERRDERTEENEGSRRTEFHYGSMTRRLRVPRGIDPEAIAATYQDGILEVRVPAPAPAAETREIAVHRAGS
- a CDS encoding universal stress protein, which produces MDALDVPHPVITVGSDLTSRATAALRWAAEEARRSGAQLRLVTVWHAGVASHEVMPPAAERAAMMADALADAGLEQDQASVVMLEGRAGPTLVEAARGSSLLVVGSAGHVGALGAMSGSVSRYCVRHAPCPVAVVGPSAAPGPVERVLVSGTLDPEGSTFRWAVRQAQRDRADVHLIDSWYLEPIVPSYPELDVRVREEARERHAKMRQRLEQISAGTVRVTESLASGHARDVLQARTRSRDLLVLPYAALHHISFVHGRCPVVVLPPEVPATAPVGPATVTEPASSVVPLV
- a CDS encoding response regulator gives rise to the protein MTVKVFLLDDHEIVRRGIRELLEMESDIEVVGESGSAQEATRRIPALRPQVALLDARLPDGSGLDVCRDVRSVDPSIQGLILTSFNDEDALATAILAGAAGYLLKDIKGQDLVQAIRRVAAGEKLIDPAVAQRVKRSWEEDRGADPRLRTLTPQERRILEHVAEGLTNRQIGEAMFLAEKTVKNYITAVLAKLGMERRTQAAVFAATHLGAEEEGQAHRAPRRHP
- a CDS encoding DUF1918 domain-containing protein; translation: MQGHKGDRLVLAANRTEGAVRDGEILEVRGANGAPPYLVRWSDGHEALVFPGPDAIVHAPDEDLHHRGGTGAPVEPRTPVKQWRVQISVYEQGDDTEASAVLLAGPGDHFATHGHSHRSAEDDPATTIGDEVAVARALRHLADTLLATAETQIEHATGKDAFVRPV
- a CDS encoding ABC transporter permease; the encoded protein is MSAAVQPVMPATTEHELVTPRAGRQVLVVCGRALAERWHSLLGWGAAIALLSVLQLSVYPSVARSQKSMQDFLAQYPEGLRQAFGLEDYATAAGYVHAELYSLMVPIVLISVAVGAGAAATAGEEEHGTADLLFSLPVARGAVLAGKAAAMVLGVLAVDVVLLLSLVLGSPPVDLHLDTGHLLAATVQVSLLGVMFGALALAVGALTGRRGAATGAAIGLALLAFLVETLGPLADWLQPWQRWSPFHWALSNRPLGHGFDTGGVLALAALTLVLLAAATLLLHRRDLRTT
- a CDS encoding universal stress protein → MTAQDPRRDVAVGYDGSVPALAALEWAAAEAARRGSTLVVVSAIDHLGLPTGALTGAPLSTEGRYAEAERRAQDGAAYVLRQHPGLRVATEAVLGGAADALVRVSHEVGLVVVGSRGLDPATSTLLGSVAFAVSGHASCPVVVVRGDGRRRPGPGTPVAVGFDGTPPSLVALDAAADVAAETGAALRVVCAWRPPPESWVSAFWEVLGDESDQVREERSRAEKVVEAARDRATARHTGLVVAGRVVTGPPARAIVEAADGAALVVVGSRGRGNLASLVLGSVGHGVVHDAQCPVLVVHGDGEQVPGSSWNAGPTRRAVP